A single genomic interval of Nitrosomonadales bacterium harbors:
- the dnaX gene encoding DNA polymerase III subunit gamma/tau, with the protein MSATSVLARKWRPKDFSQLAGQEHVVRALSNALAQNRLHHAYLFTGTRGVGKTTIARIFAKSLNCATGITATPCGECNACKEIDSGRFVDLIELDAASNTQVDNMRELLESALYAPTNARFKIYIIDEVHMLSKSAFNAMLKTLEEPPGHVKFILATTDPQKIPVTVLSRCLQFNLKQLPVALIAEHLQYVLEMEHIAFEPAAVALVARAAQGSMRDALSLMDQAIAFSAGQVEEAMVRTMLGAIDRGYLFELLVALRDQNGAALLDVADNMAAHSVAFDAALLDLATLLHRIALVQIVPQAMPDDEPERLRVMELAQSLSPEEVQLLYQIAVHGRDEIDLAPDEYAGFTMTLLRMLSFAAAKDLPRQMSVRTVSELSGAQPVMADKSVKFQQVNAELAAGCDAESGGRLDWGAVLAQLDVQGMAQQLAKNCTLQSFLSQQITLNLSPEYKHLQANRTAVDKLRASLSDYFSTPIKLMIVLGDAEMATPAVIEQQTRQIVQEQASEAITQDGFVREMQTELSANLVADSIKPIQ; encoded by the coding sequence TTGTCAGCCACCTCTGTTCTTGCGCGAAAATGGCGTCCTAAGGATTTTTCGCAACTGGCGGGGCAAGAGCACGTCGTCAGGGCTCTCAGCAACGCACTTGCACAAAATCGCCTGCATCATGCATATCTCTTTACCGGTACGCGTGGTGTCGGGAAAACCACAATTGCGCGCATCTTTGCCAAGTCGCTGAATTGTGCGACGGGTATCACTGCCACGCCATGCGGTGAGTGCAACGCATGTAAAGAGATAGATAGCGGTCGGTTTGTCGACCTGATCGAACTGGATGCTGCCTCGAACACGCAGGTCGATAACATGCGCGAACTTCTGGAAAGTGCGCTGTACGCACCAACCAACGCACGCTTTAAGATTTATATCATTGACGAAGTGCATATGCTATCCAAGTCGGCCTTTAACGCGATGTTGAAGACATTGGAGGAGCCGCCCGGGCATGTGAAATTCATCCTTGCTACGACTGATCCGCAAAAGATTCCCGTTACCGTATTGTCGCGTTGCTTGCAGTTCAACCTTAAACAACTACCTGTGGCTTTGATTGCTGAGCACCTGCAGTACGTGCTTGAAATGGAACATATCGCTTTCGAGCCGGCCGCAGTTGCACTGGTTGCACGAGCAGCGCAGGGCAGTATGCGCGACGCATTGAGTTTGATGGATCAGGCAATCGCCTTTTCTGCCGGCCAAGTGGAAGAAGCGATGGTCCGTACCATGCTGGGTGCGATAGACCGGGGCTATCTGTTCGAGTTGCTTGTGGCATTGCGAGACCAGAACGGGGCAGCGTTGCTTGATGTGGCCGACAATATGGCTGCACATAGTGTAGCGTTCGATGCGGCTTTGCTGGATTTGGCTACGTTGCTGCATCGCATTGCACTGGTTCAGATAGTGCCTCAGGCAATGCCTGATGATGAACCCGAACGATTGCGGGTGATGGAGTTGGCGCAAAGTCTGTCGCCAGAGGAAGTCCAATTGCTCTATCAGATTGCCGTGCATGGTCGTGATGAGATAGATCTGGCTCCGGACGAATATGCCGGTTTCACCATGACTCTGTTGCGTATGCTGTCATTTGCGGCCGCTAAAGATTTGCCGCGGCAGATGTCGGTCAGGACAGTGTCGGAGCTGTCCGGTGCGCAACCTGTTATGGCAGATAAATCAGTTAAGTTTCAGCAGGTAAATGCTGAACTTGCCGCAGGTTGTGACGCTGAATCGGGAGGGCGTCTGGACTGGGGGGCGGTGCTGGCGCAGTTGGATGTGCAGGGCATGGCACAACAATTGGCGAAAAACTGCACGTTGCAGAGTTTTTTGAGTCAGCAAATCACCCTGAATCTGTCACCAGAATATAAGCATCTTCAAGCCAATAGAACTGCAGTCGACAAATTGCGGGCGTCATTGAGCGATTATTTTTCCACGCCAATCAAATTGATGATTGTGCTGGGGGATGCTGAAATGGCAACGCCGGCGGTGATTGAACAACAAACCAGACAGATCGTGCAGGAACAGGCGAGCGAGGCGATCACTCAGGACGGCTTTGTGCGCGAGATGCAGACGGAATTGTCGGCCAATCTGGTGGCTGACTCGATTAAACCAATACAGTAA
- a CDS encoding acyloxyacyl hydrolase, whose product MRKLGWLLGALLLTGNAWAVDGVSVEAGNGDYTDSARIGAIWDWDKQWFDEGDWLVTGFWEASLGMWRGRSSVGNNQTITDLGITPVFRFQQKKMSGVAPYMEGGIGFHVITPTFIYNNRHFGSAFQFGDHVGFGVRFGEHHQFDLGYRYQHLSNGGIKKPNQGININQVHFVYHF is encoded by the coding sequence ATGAGAAAACTCGGTTGGTTGCTCGGCGCATTATTGCTTACTGGAAATGCGTGGGCTGTTGACGGTGTGTCCGTCGAGGCGGGTAATGGCGACTATACTGATTCTGCGCGCATTGGAGCGATCTGGGATTGGGATAAGCAGTGGTTTGATGAGGGCGACTGGCTGGTGACAGGTTTCTGGGAGGCTTCGCTGGGTATGTGGCGGGGGCGTAGCAGTGTGGGCAACAACCAGACAATCACCGACCTGGGAATCACGCCGGTATTTCGCTTTCAGCAGAAAAAAATGTCTGGTGTTGCTCCATACATGGAGGGGGGAATCGGTTTTCATGTGATTACTCCTACTTTTATTTATAACAACCGTCATTTTGGCAGCGCATTCCAGTTTGGCGATCACGTCGGTTTTGGTGTCCGTTTCGGCGAACACCACCAATTCGACTTGGGCTATCGATACCAACATTTATCCAACGGCGGTATCAAGAAACCCAACCAAGGCATTAATATCAACCAAGTGCATTTTGTCTACCATTTCTAA